From a region of the Candidatus Limnocylindrales bacterium genome:
- a CDS encoding ATP-binding protein, whose product TAILDRLLHHAITLNIRGNSYRLKDKLKAGLVQEAEAQQ is encoded by the coding sequence CACCGCGATCCTGGACCGCCTCCTGCACCACGCCATCACGCTCAACATCCGCGGAAACTCCTACAGGCTCAAGGACAAGCTCAAGGCTGGCCTGGTTCAGGAAGCAGAGGCGCAGCAGTGA